One window of Nymphaea colorata isolate Beijing-Zhang1983 chromosome 1, ASM883128v2, whole genome shotgun sequence genomic DNA carries:
- the LOC116245989 gene encoding uncharacterized protein LOC116245989, with protein sequence MDVEAQHPAVPVPPREGLEAQMRLSEKRGAMMIVSVLIATLTYQATLNPPGGFWQDDKLRNASNTTLSVQPFADDHFAGIAINARYEGSYNNFVKCNAVGLFASLATILLLTSATTIERPIMIWGLMLVMWVSVFSVAFSFVFGVRLIAAGTMTKTLAVLLLSFISLLGILLVVHTSIGVRELRSWLKNKMSCRGAA encoded by the coding sequence ATGGATGTGGAGGCCCAACATCCTGCTGTGCCAGTGCCACCACGTGAAGGACTAGAAGCTCAAATGAGGCTGAGCGAGAAGAGAGGAGCGATGATGATTGTGAGCGTGCTGATAGCAACGCTGACTTACCAGGCCACCCTCAACCCTCCTGGTGGCTTCTGGCAGGATGACAAGCTGCGGAACGCATCCAATACCACCTTATCAGTACAACCCTTTGCAGATGACCACTTCGCAGGCATAGCAATCAATGCTCGATACGAAGGCTCCTACAACAACTTTGTGAAATGTAATGCGGTGGGATTATTTGCATCGCTGGCCACCATCTTGCTGTTGACAAGCGCCACAACCATTGAGCGGCCGATCATGATCTGGGGGTTGATGCTTGTAATGTGGGTCTCCGTCTTCTCCGTTGCATTTAGCTTCGTCTTCGGAGTACGCTTGATCGCGGCTGGAACGATGACAAAAACTCTAGCAGTGCTTTTGTTATCCTTTATCTCGCTCCTTGGCATACTGCTTGTAGTGCACACATCGATAGGCGTGAGGGAGCTTCGAAGCTGGCTAAAGAATAAAATGTCATGCCGTGGAGCTGCTTAA